CAGGGAAGTAACTCGGTCTATTTACATAACTTGACACTAGAAAGCAGTAAAAATCTTGTCTCTAAAGCTGTGGATATGATTCATACCTCGCCCTTTCGGAATATCGAAAGGATGTCATCTTCAACCTCTGATTCATAGTCCACATTAGTTAGCCCCTGAAGCATTAAGGACGAGACATCTAAGtagagaagaacaagaagaataagaaggCGAGAAGACAGGGCTAACGAGAGGAATGGCGTTTTACATGTGAGAGGGCATACATGGCAGAATGGTGTTACATGTTCGTTGAGAACTTTCAAGAAGAGAGGGTTCTCATAGAACATCTCAAGGTCTTCCTTCCTCTGGAACCGCACAAAGAGAGCGTGTGTGAAGTCTCCACTGCTTTTATCACCAATGCTACCTGTGAGAGTAAAACTGAATCGataaagattgttttttttgtttttaatttataaacacacAACACAAGAAGAGTACTCGGAGAGGCTCACCGACAGAGATAGCAACAATGCCTCTCATTTGGTACTGAGAAGTGTAAAGATAGTCAAGcatatctttttctttctcctcAGACAACAAACTCTGTTTCGCTTTCAGTAAACACACATGCTCCACTACTTTCCTATAAGAGCAGTAGTTTGATACATAACTAAAGTCATAAACTTTTCTCAAGAACTTCACACAAGGAGCTTAAAAACAGAGATAACCTTGTCTGAATCGAATTGGAACTGGCGATTCGATCATCATCAGCAGCTGAAAATGCTACTCCTTGGTGCTTTGTTCGGGATTGATGCAGAAACACGCCTCCATTAGACCCAAATCCTTCAAATTTCAAGAATAAGAATCTTTAGGACACTAaaggattgtttttttttttttttgcattagtGAAACAGAGTCAATTTTGTCAAAATGTAGGTCGAAATTGACGCAATCCCGAGAGAGAAATAGAGATGATTTGAACTGAGGAAGATAGAGAATCGAAAACCCAGAAGGAAAAACCGAAACTTTACCTCTAGTGAGAAATGGGTGAGCCAAACGAGGGAGAGCCAAAGCTTGATGGATCATCTTTGAGTGTCGCAGtgtgttttgttttctctttatcACTTGAATAAGAGCTAATAAGATTTATTTGGAGTTTGTGGTAGTTATAGTTTTGCAGTTTGACATGCAAAAATTATACAGCTCGGCATTCGGTTTATACGGTTTTTTGGGTTCTAAAAAAATGTCACCAAAGTAAACTgatctaaattttggtttggttcggagTTTGGATTAGTCTGTTCAAATTTTGACTGTTATTGTTTATTCCGAATTAAAccgaaattgttttttttttgtcaaaaccgAAACtgtttatatattagtttatttggTTAATTTAGTAGAGAAAAAAACGGGTGTAAATTTCGGTTTATTCAGATTGTTTTGCTATGTTCCAAACCGATCGGTTAATTACCAAACTGAACCGAATTGAAAAccgattaaatttaaaaaaattgccgATCAGTTAATGTCTTCGACCGGaagtttaataaaacaaaaatcaaaaatatatgctttcaaattgttttttgttcttaaaattaaaattcttattAAATATCTATAGTCCGAAAATATCTTAATTTGTTATGTCTAACACTGTTTTGTTCACGAGGACCAAAGACCACTTGCCAGTTCTTGCATGGTTATTCACATTATTTCTACTCGTACCTTCATCTCTCCTCCATATACAACAATCAAATATTCTTGCATCCCTAGTAAGACATGCAGATCAATCACATGTCGGTCCTTACGAGCAGACCCGGCCCGCTACGGAAGCATTAGAAGTGGCCGCGTAGGGGCTCAAGCCCTTTTCCAGTTTTTTAAGCTACTTCtatttattgattatttttttaaaaaaaatcacctagCTAAAACCTAGTTTTTGAATGGGGCCTCCAAAAGAGGTGGACCGGCGCCGCTTACGAGATCAACTCCAACCTGATCTTGGTGAATATCATAGAATGCGTCAGATTCTTCCCCATATGTACCCCATATCCTTTACCAAATTCTCTGTTATGagaaaatgattttaatttatcatCTAAATCAGTATATGGCACTTATCCTTCGCATAAGTGAGTCTTTGACACACATAATATTGTTATATTCTTTCAAAGTTGTATAATATCGTGATTAATCCTCCTTCTCGAGGTAGATTAACTACCTTTCATCATCATACCGGCCTTGTGACGTCAAACAAAACTTGTACATGAACATATTCCCTGTCCTAGGATTTCTCTAGATCAAAAGCAATTTCCCTCACCTCTATAATAATCTCACTGATTGCCATGATGTATGTCATTGTATAGTAGTTGACGATATGTTCTTGATATGCACCCACATcaatatatatacttcaaatagtCTTCAGGGAAATActccaaaaaattatattagccATATAAATCTACTGTAATGCACAACAAGCAAACTTATTATTCAAGGGATCAAATCCTCATGGATCAAGGTCATGTAAAATTAAACTAAGACAATTGTGGTTGTAAATGTAAATGCAATGTAAACTTACAGATTAAAATCGGTTCTAAGAAAACACATATGACAAAATGATTACGAGACATAAAATGCAATGGTCACGTTTGTAAACCTCAAACTTAACTAGACTAAAATTTTCCCAAATATATATTAACCCCTACTTCCACATGTACAAAGACTAAGTTAGTACTAAAACCAATTCAAATGAAAAAATCTACAGATTATCCCCtattataacaaataaatttcaGTAATCCATGAATTCTGttgaaaatctaaaaattagtatTCAACAAATTTCCAGATATCTCAGACATGGAATTAGAGAAAACTCGGATCAACGACAAAGAATAGATAAtcgtataaagaaaataaaaatcggGTTTAGAAATCTTTTCAAGAGGTAGAGTCAAAACTTCGTCTTTCTAAAAATAAAGGGCTCCACAAactattttgaaaagaaaagtgTAGCCTAACAATAGCTGAAATTACGGTGAATATGTCAAAATTACACCATGGTCAGGaagatttcctttttttttttgaaccatAGGTCTGGAATTGATGGATCAAAAAAATAGATCGATCGATATGTGTGCATAATGTTTGGTCTCATTGTTTCTGGCCAATCCATAATTTCTCGATGTTTTTTCATGCATTGTATTGATCGATCTGAACTCCATTTGAGGTTGTTTTGTTCCAATCATTTCTCATCACGCCTCAAATTATATCCAAATGTTGTTTTAACATGAAAAGACTTTAACGTTACAAAAGACTCAAAAATGATTGAATACCGAAATTAGAACAACTTCAAACACACAACCCATAAGATGTTTCAACCATAAATCAATGATAATTCTCCATTTATTTAAAGTCATCATAACTTGTTCAAAGTCGTGCTCTTATTCAAATGTGAACTGAAATCTATATGTAAATGACACTACACATCTACACAATCACACACTTGCAACTGTATTGGtgtttccaaaataaaattcaacatgATTTGACGTTATGGATTAAGTGTTATCATGAATATCTTGTTCCTCTCACAGGAAAAATATTAAGGAATATGTGATAGCGTTAAAGGCGCTTTCTCTTCTTCCAGCGACATCGCCATGAACGCTTTATTAATTCGTCATCAAACTTTACAACAGAAATATAGCACTTCACATTTTTTCCACCACCTGTAGAAAAACACCACTAGAGTTGTTAAGGAGTAAGTGGCTCTCAAAAACTTCTAATAACTCTAAACACATcacaaagaaacataaaagatTACTTTCTTTCAtccataaatttattttaatctcACAAAGTCTCAccacaagaaaataaaatccaGTCTTATTTCTTAGGTGTCAAAGACTATATCTGAAAAGAGTCTTAGTTAAGTTtgtatgttgatgacaaaaaaaaaactatatatcttaaaaaaaagAGCCGTAGGTTCAAAAAGAGAaccaaaaagaacaaaattGATCCAAACCATAACtgtaaactgtttttttttaactcatgtAATATATCAATAGACAAGGACACGTCCGTGCACAAGGGCAAATGCATCTTATAAACAATGGGGCATGCGcacttgtaaaaatattaaaaatcgaaaattttgttgaaaacactaaactttGTTAAATGACATGTTAAAAGTTAGTTTGTGCACCTTTAATAACCCGAGttctattttcatatattttcatatctattctattaaaactgaactACATTATTGAATTAACATTTAGGTAACTTTTGATTTACGATTTATGCTATTgtaattttttgcattttcagaTTTTCAGTAAGGGTATTAACCTCAAATCAATCTAGttaaattagttataaaataattaatttataatatttttcaatatctttttaattttatttgtaaacatatattctttttcaaatataaaagatcttataaaaatcttcttagtatctattttaaattaaataattaacttcaaaattactatcaaatatatatgattatacatttatttattacattttaattaaaatgataaataaaaataaaaatatttatatgttgaataaatataattatataattaagttattgtaaattctaaatattttgtGGATAATTGTGAGTTTTTCTATCAAACATACACAATATTTAGATCAATACGAGAATATTAAAAGTGGATTAGAAAATTTGGATTGTAAATAATATTCTTAAACTTTTACCAGTGTAAAACAGATTAGAATAGATTAATGTTTGTCAAAATTATTTCGCCCTTTTAAAATGCGGGTAAAATCTAATTTGTTATTAATTGTGCATCCAGTAAATATGTTCTCTAGATTCTTCCCTGGTCTGTAGATATGATAACATATTTCTGGTCAAACGCATATTAAgatttattataagaagatagaACAAAtctaacaaaacaaacatataaattcTCTTTCCATGTAATTTTTCTGgaagtattattattttcttgcttTGACAATTATAattcaattatattttgataCGTAACCAAAAAAATCATTAGAGAGAATTTTGGTCAATTACATATTTGAAGCATGTGTGCATCTTAGCCCCTATATAATTCTTCTCCCATTCATCAACTGCCGCAACACTCTGATCTGAATTATTTCTCTCGCAGAGAAAAAAATCGGCTAGAGAATTTCTTCCGGCTTCCAAAAATGGTGAATCTACCAGATTCCCTATACGAAGACTACACTATATCCAGGGTGAATCTTCCCTCTGCTTTAGCCTCCACCGTCCCACCTTCACCGGACATAAGAATGATTATCAAGTGGGTCGATGATCTTCATAATAATATCCCATCCACCTTCGATTTCGCGCTGCAGAATCTCACCATTGTAAgcgctaaaaatattatatccCCTGTTTTCTGTACTATAtgattttagtttattaatttttctattgattacctgtttatttttttattatttttcttctattgattacctgtttttttttttttttttgaacacatatTGATTACCTGTTTAGTTGCATCAATTAACATGCTTTGTGTTTTTAAGTCTGATAGACTACTTAATCTCTTGTGAAGGACTGTCACTATTTTCAGCGGGGTAAAATTTTGATATCTCCTTTGTTACTTGCTGCATAGGTTAACAAAATTATGCCAGTGTCCATCTTATATTGTATGATAATAAGGATATGACTaacaaaaatatcatcaaaatcTTTATCTCTCATTGTCACATTCATTTGTGACAATTTTGTTCATATCCATCTTATATTTGGTTGCCTGACATAAAATATTCTTGCTTTTAGTTAAATTTAGCCTTGATCATGCATACAAGAAACAAACAATTGTCATTACCTCTCTTTTGTTTGTATCCGTTTATTTTTTGACATTTTATCATTAGATCGgctttcagaaaaaaaaaaatttttggcTTTAGGAGATTTAGTGATATTTCTCATCATAAGACACAATCAGTTCATATTCCTATTTTAATTGCACCCTTTAATTTTGATGATTATCAGCATCATACACGACTCTCAGAATTCTTGTGGGGTTTAAAGATCTTGCGGTTTTTTATCACAATTACAAACACTCATTTGTTATCCTCCTttcatttgtttatattttatgattattgGCATTGTAGCGTTTGCTCGATTTTCGCAATTTTATGATTTGGAGATATAGTGTTTTCTTATGTTAAGCAACATTCAATTGTTAATTATTCTTCTTTTGTTTGCTCTTTTGTTCATGATATGATAAGCCAAAATCTTGTTCTTTTGTCTATTCTCTGTTTATgtgtatgttttattttcataattgcGATATAAAAATGTGTGTCAATAACCACCTCTCATATAGTTCCAAATTTCGATTTGTTTTTATGGATTGAGTTGCCACTTGATGTATTATAAGTTTTATCTTCAAATAAATGGTatgaaatttgtttttcaaatttacGGTAGATATAAATAATTGccaaacatatttttaatgcaAGTATAGAAATATATCTCGGTAAGAttcgcatatatatatatatatatataaaaatagaatttcatGATTTGGAAAAttggaaattttgaaatttgacattttcttttatctttggtTTTCTAGACCGCTCATTTACAATCTTTTTTGATATACATAATTTAACTATGCCTTTATTGTCCATTGGTGAAAATCATTTTACTTAAAAGttagttttcaaaaattagaTTGTATTATTAATccaaataagtaaataattaaaaacaatgaaaaatagGAAACCAAATCTAAAAACACACTCTATTTTGCGTATGTATGACTAATGATTtctcatataaaattattttctttatttttggaATAGCTGAATTTCAAAGAGAGAATCTTCGCAATAATCCAAAATAATCTATTAACACCTTAGATAGAATTGACCACGACTATCACTCtctttttatcttatatttacgAAATATCACAAAGTTATACTCTAGCTGTATCATTTTAAGTGATGTTTAAGgtttttacataaatattaagaaaatacaaaatctTATGTAATTTATCTTGatcatataaaataacattaaatacaACTAATTCAACCAATACGAAAAAAATGtagtattttgtaattggtcacAAGTTTcaaatgattaaattttatctagaattatgaaacaaaataaaaattgttaaacatcactTAGAACTTAGAGTGATACTGAGGGAGTATATTAGTAGGTGagaatttatattgtttttggaATGTCAGAAACTTATACTGTCACTATCTACCTTTTCTCCATGGCAGCATAGGAAAAATTTCGAGATCTTGCCTCGGCTTTTATGGAAATCTCATTTTACAGTGGCCATGCTGTTGCAGGTTCAGTACCTACCTACTAATTTGGTTTCACATATGACAAATGCTGATATATTTTGGCATTTTAAAACCTATTAGATTGATTAGACTTTCAAGATCTATCCATCTTTCGTTGTAGGCCCCTCGCTTTGTGATATTCACTTTGAATTTCATTCAATTTATGCAGGAGATCTTGAAAATCTACCCACACACTTCACGTCCAGTTTACTCACAGAACTGGATGCACCTTCGAGTGTACAACATTTTGCTTTTGTTCCAGGTTTTGTTTAGTCGCACATTTTTTCTGCTTTCTTCACTTAAGAACCATTTAAAATCCTAAGCCTTAATTGGCTCTGTGATGTTATCTTCTTTTTCCTGTTATAGTGCATAACTCATTACCCAGAGACAAGAAACTGCTTTCTTAAGGGTATGTTTTCCTCCTTCATTGAAACAAAAATTCTCTTTTTATTtgctatattattttatatcgtACTAGAGCATATTTATTGATGGTATTTCTTATAATATCCCACCaactgaaagaaaaagaaaaactggaaaagaaagaaaatcgtTTCTTGTTTGAGAAACTTGAAAAAAGATCATGAGAAACGTTCAATATGTTTTGATAAgtgatttagttttattatgtaaatattgtaatataaataaataatattgatTTTCTATATGTAATATACTCTTTGAAGAGTATCAAGGAGATGCTCTTTGCACTGTCTAAGAAATATCTCATCTTATGTTGGTTGTTGCAGCTGATatgcaatactatttctatacTTTGATGGACATTAATCTCACCGATACGCGTCTTGAATGCCTAAGGCTTGGTGCATTGGGTGTCATTGCTCACATGTTGAGTCCGGTACATACATATTCTAAACCATCctcatttacaaaatatatatttgtcacAAAAAGCTATTGAATTTACTTAGAACATCCCACTTCTCTTACAGCCTGTAGACCCAGCTGTTGTTTGTTACCTTGTGAACACAAGTTGTTTACAACATTGCACAAAAGCCATCGACATTGGCTCAACAGAATCAAAAACAGTAAGTTCCCTTCTCCTGCTGTAAATTAGACAAGAAGGAAAGCATTTTGAACTAACACTTCTTCAGATTGCTGTATTCATAATTAACAAGATTCTGTCCACTGGTGAGGGGCTTCAGTACTGCTGTGTC
The window above is part of the Brassica napus cultivar Da-Ae chromosome C3, Da-Ae, whole genome shotgun sequence genome. Proteins encoded here:
- the LOC106387970 gene encoding uncharacterized protein LOC106387970, which codes for MIHQALALPRLAHPFLTRGFGSNGGVFLHQSRTKHQGVAFSAADDDRIASSNSIQTRKVVEHVCLLKAKQSLLSEEKEKDMLDYLYTSQYQMRGIVAISVGSIGDKSSGDFTHALFVRFQRKEDLEMFYENPLFLKVLNEHVTPFCHGLTNVDYESEVEDDILSIFRKGEEYNYGEEFVLLVTFAKNASEKNIKDATDSFAQLTSSLPSLIVQSTQGSNFNKSSEEFTHAAVVRFRSFDAMEIFVEGREYKDMWRSQFEPFIEKSVALHFSVDPVGTDVM